From the genome of Nasonia vitripennis strain AsymCx chromosome 1, Nvit_psr_1.1, whole genome shotgun sequence, one region includes:
- the LOC100113539 gene encoding uncharacterized protein LOC100113539, translated as MPPDSRSVSFVFHRDSINARSTPEDGRGSKNFRQRLQDKFDKEQVNRSRDNPGNKEGSERPWLNLSLGQVSTDSKRALRNGADKISKTISSVRTTFGSISQKFKSSTRRRQRLEEQQSPTSSACKTQTPQSRSRNLLGRTPTKLYSPFGIESPRTAWDKENEFTPSSTASKDMYEQKRHRLFRFSKVNGFCALR; from the exons ATGCCTCCAGATTCAAGAAGTGTATCGTTTGTCTTTCACCGAGACAGCATTAACGCAAGGAGTACCCCTGAAGATGGTAGAGGCTCCAAAAACTTTAGGCAAAGGTTACAGGACAAATTTGACAAGGAGCAAGTGAACAGATCTAGAGACAATCCTGGAAACAAGGAAGGCTCCGAAAGACCATGGCTCAATCTAAGTCTTGGGCAGGTTTCCACAGACTCCAAAAGGGCCTTGCGAAACGGAGCAGATAAAATCTCCAAAACCATCTCATCTGTTAGAACAACATTTGGCTCTATATCACAG AAATTCAAAAGCTCGACTCGGCGACGCCAGCGTCTCGAGGAGCAGCAGTCGCCTACGAGCAGTGCTTGTAAGACTCAAACGCCGCAATCGAGATCGCGCAACTTGCTCGGGCGTACGCCGACCAAGCTCTACAGTCCATTTGGTATTGAATCACCGAGGACCGCCTGGGACAAGGAGAACGAATTCACGCCCTCGAGCACTGCCTCCAAAGACATGTACGAGCAAAAGCGTCACCGTCTCTTTCGTTTCTCCAAAGTCAACGGATTCTGCGCTCTGAGATAG
- the LOC100119089 gene encoding histone deacetylase 3 yields MLSSNRKVSYFYNPDVGNFHYGPGHPMKPHRLSVIHSLVLNYGLHKKMQIYRPYRASRHDMCRFHSDEYVEFLQRVTPQNLQGYTKYLSHFNVGDDCPVFDGLFDFCSMYTGASLEGATKLNNKSCDIAINWSGGLHHAKKFEASGFCYINDIVIAILELLKYHARVLYIDIDVHHGDGVQEAFYLTDRVMTVSFHKYGNYFFPGTGDMYEIGAESGRYYSVNVPLKEGIDDASYVQVFKPCISNVMEYFRPTAIVLQCGADSLANDRLGCFSLSTKGHGECVKYVRDLNIPLLTVGGGGYTLRNVARCWTYETSLLVDEPISNELPLTEYIEYFGPDFTLHPEVVTRQDNANSKQYLDTITRHVYDNLKMIASSPSVQMHDVPCDALPPEDERHPDPDPDSRQNPQDMDKIVEPANEYYSGDKDQDKMDTGDS; encoded by the exons ATGCTTAGCAGCAACAGAAAAGTGTCGTACTTTTACAATCCTGATGTGGGAAATTTTCATTATGGGCCTGGACACCCGATGAAACCACACAGATTGTCGGTCATTCACAGTCTGGTGCTGAACTATGGACTCCATAAGAAAATGCAAATCTATCGACCGTACAGAGCGAGTAGGCATGATATGTGTCGCTTCCACTCTGATGAATATGTTGAATTTTTGCAAAGGGTGACCCCACAGAATTTGCAAGGTTATACAAAGTACTTGAGCCATTTCAATGTGGGTGATGACTGTCCAGTTTTTGATGGCCTCTTTGACTTTTGTTCCATGTACACGGGAGCATCATTGGAAG GTGCTACAAAGCTAAATAATAAAAGCTGCGACATAGCGATAAACTGGAGTGGTGGTCTGCATCACGCGAAGAAGTTTGAGGCCTCTGGCTTCTGCtatatcaatgacattgttATCGCGATCCTAGAGCTACTCAAATATCACGCGCGCGTGCTCTACATCGACATTGACGTGCACCACGGCGATGGTGTCCAGGAAGCTTTTTACTTGACTGATCGTGTGATGACGGTCTCTTTCCACAAATACGGCAACTACTTTTTCCCTGGCACCGGTGACATGTACGAGATCGGCGCCGAGAGTGGCAGGTATTACTCCGTCAACGTTCCCCTCAAAGAAGGCATCGACGACGCCTCCTATGTCCAGGTATTCAAGCCCTGCATCTCCAACGTGATGGAGTACTTCCGGCCCACGGCGATAGTTTTGCAGTGTGGTGCCGACTCTCTTGCGAACGACAGACTTGGTTGCTTTAGTCTCAGTACCAAGGGCCACGGTGAATGTGTCAAGTACGTCCGCGACCTGAACATACCGCTGCTTACGGTAGGCGGCGGCGGTTACACCTTACGAAACGTCGCGCGATGTTGGACCTACGAGACCTCGCTTCTCGTCGACGAACCGATCAGCAACGAACTGCCTCTCACCGAGTACATCGAATACTTCGGGCCAGACTTCACCTTGCATCCGGAGGTCGTCACCAGGCAGGACAATGCCAATAGTAAGCAGTACCTAGATACCATAACGCGACATGTCTACGACAACCTAAAGATGATCGCAAGCTCGCCCAGCGTGCAGATGCACGACGTTCCCTGCGATGCTTTACCTCCGGAAGATGAGAGGCATCCCGACCCAGACCCAGACTCTAGGCAGAATCCTCAAGATATGGACAAGATAGTCGAGCCAGCCAACGAGTACTACTCGGGAGACAAGGACCAGGACAAAATGGACACTGGAGATTCATAA
- the LOC100119055 gene encoding sex-lethal homolog isoform X5, with product MPLPLSPIPLLLFLPLFYIAPLCIACIHHLPRALVYSGSSQVHQTLPVNTSENATSTPSFQQDEEKSIQEDSKMNDQQQQQQQQQQQQQQQQQQPQLQQQQVQQSRNDDRTNLIINYLPQSMTEKELYSMFVTIGPVESCRVMKDYKTGYSYGFGFVNYTKAEDALTAINTLNGLQVQNKRLKVSFARPSGEEIKETNLYVTNLPRNITEKQVEEIFSKFGQIVQKNILKDKLTGLPRGVAFVRYDKREEAQDAINQLHGTIPEGGSEPLSVKIAEEHGKQKAAYYAGWQAGYNQSRALLEKKINIAMLEDELGDLRLSEPMKHPVNKPHRRSNHFAGSSSKSSFHDIWH from the exons ATgcccctccctctctctcccatcCCTCTTCTTCTGTTTTTGCCTCTCTTCTATATAGCTCCGCTGTGCATCGCGTGCATACACCATCTCCCCCGGGCActcgtatatag TGGAAGCTCACAAGTTCACCAGACCTTGCCGGTGAATACATCAGAGAACGCCACTTCGACACCAAGTTTCCAACAAGACGAAGAAAAAAGTATCCAGGAAGATAGCAAAATGAACGaccaacaacagcagcagcagcagcagcagcagcagcaacaacaacagcagcagcagccgcagctgcaacagcagcaagtGCAACAAAGTAGGAATGACGATCGAACAAATTTGATCATAAACTACTTGCCACAGAGTATGACTGAGAAGGAACTCTACAGTATGTTTGTGACAATTGGTCCAGTTGAGTCATGTCGAGTTATGAAGGATTATAAG ACTGGTTACAGTTATGGATTTGGCTTTGTTAACTACACAAAAGCTGAAGATGCTTTAACGGCTATTAACACATTAAATGGTCTTCAAGTCCAAAATAAGAGATTAAAGGTTTCCTTTGCTCGACCCTCCGGAGAAGAGATCAAAGAAACAAATCTTTATGTCACAAATTTACCGAG aaatattacggAAAAACAGGTGGAGGAAATTTTCAGCAAATTTGGTCAGATCGTTCAGAAGAACATACTAAAGGACAAACTTACTGGATTGCCACGAGGAGTAGCCTTTGTGAG GTACGACAAACGAGAAGAAGCTCAGGATGCAATAAACCAACTTCATGGTACGATACCGGAAGGAGGCTCTGAGCCTCTCAGTGTCAAAATTGCCGAGGAGCACGGCAAACAAAAGGCAGCTTACTATGCTGGATGGCAGGCCGGTTACAACCAGAGTCGTG CGTTGctcgaaaagaaaattaacatAGCAATGCTCGAGGACGAGTTAGGAGATCTCAGGTTGTCCGAGCCGATGAAGCACCCTGTCAATAAACCGCATAGGAGGAGTA ATCACTTTGCCGGCTCCTCCTCAAAGTCGTCGTTCCACGATATCTGGCACTGA
- the LOC100119055 gene encoding sex-lethal homolog isoform X7, whose product MPLPLSPIPLLLFLPLFYIAPLCIACIHHLPRALVYSGSSQVHQTLPVNTSENATSTPSFQQDEEKSIQEDSKMNDQQQQQQQQQQQQQQQQQQPQLQQQQVQQSRNDDRTNLIINYLPQSMTEKELYSMFVTIGPVESCRVMKDYKTGYSYGFGFVNYTKAEDALTAINTLNGLQVQNKRLKVSFARPSGEEIKETNLYVTNLPRNITEKQVEEIFSKFGQIVQKNILKDKLTGLPRGVAFVRYDKREEAQDAINQLHGTIPEGGSEPLSVKIAEEHGKQKAAYYAGWQAGYNQSRGECLYATRKKFHNYPGFTNQ is encoded by the exons ATgcccctccctctctctcccatcCCTCTTCTTCTGTTTTTGCCTCTCTTCTATATAGCTCCGCTGTGCATCGCGTGCATACACCATCTCCCCCGGGCActcgtatatag TGGAAGCTCACAAGTTCACCAGACCTTGCCGGTGAATACATCAGAGAACGCCACTTCGACACCAAGTTTCCAACAAGACGAAGAAAAAAGTATCCAGGAAGATAGCAAAATGAACGaccaacaacagcagcagcagcagcagcagcagcagcaacaacaacagcagcagcagccgcagctgcaacagcagcaagtGCAACAAAGTAGGAATGACGATCGAACAAATTTGATCATAAACTACTTGCCACAGAGTATGACTGAGAAGGAACTCTACAGTATGTTTGTGACAATTGGTCCAGTTGAGTCATGTCGAGTTATGAAGGATTATAAG ACTGGTTACAGTTATGGATTTGGCTTTGTTAACTACACAAAAGCTGAAGATGCTTTAACGGCTATTAACACATTAAATGGTCTTCAAGTCCAAAATAAGAGATTAAAGGTTTCCTTTGCTCGACCCTCCGGAGAAGAGATCAAAGAAACAAATCTTTATGTCACAAATTTACCGAG aaatattacggAAAAACAGGTGGAGGAAATTTTCAGCAAATTTGGTCAGATCGTTCAGAAGAACATACTAAAGGACAAACTTACTGGATTGCCACGAGGAGTAGCCTTTGTGAG GTACGACAAACGAGAAGAAGCTCAGGATGCAATAAACCAACTTCATGGTACGATACCGGAAGGAGGCTCTGAGCCTCTCAGTGTCAAAATTGCCGAGGAGCACGGCAAACAAAAGGCAGCTTACTATGCTGGATGGCAGGCCGGTTACAACCAGAGTCGTG